In Kineococcus mangrovi, the sequence GCGCTCGACCTGCCGTCGCTGCCCGCGAGCGCCGCGCGGCGCGTCCTGGTCGTCTCGGCGCTGTGGGGGGTCCTGCAGCCGCGCGACCGCGTCCCGGGGTACCGGTTGTCGATGGGCACCTCGCTGCCGGGGGTCGGCCCGCTGGCGGCGTTCTGGCGCCGGCACCTCACCGGGGTGCTGCACCCGGCGGGGGTCGTCGTGGACTGCCGGTCCGCGGCGTACGCGGCGGCGTGGGTCCCGGACGCGGCGACGGCGGGGCGCACGGTGACCGTCCGCGTCCTGGCCGGTGGGAAGGTGGTCTCGCACCACGCCAAGCACACCCGCGGTCTGGTCGCCCGCGCGCTCCTCGAACGCGGCGGCCGGCCGCCGAGGGACCCCGGCGCGCTGCTGGACGCGGTGTCGGGACGCTTCGAGGCGAAGCTGCTGGAACCCGCGCGGGTCGGTGCGTCGTGGACGCTCGAGGTCGAGGCGCCCTGAGGTGTGGTGGGCGTGCGGGGTCGCGGGCGCCCTCGTCGTCGTCACGGGCCTGCTGGGCCGCGACGACCTCGCCGAGGTCGCCGGGCGGGCGGGGCCGGTCCTGGCCTTCCTCCTGGCGGTGACGGTCGTCGCCGAGCTGGCCGACGCGGCCGGGGTGTTCGACGCGGCCGCGCGGCTGGCGGCGCGGGTCGGGCGGGGGCGGACGTGGCGGCTGTGGCTGCTCGTCGTCGTGCTCGGCACCCTGTCGACCGTCGTCCTGTCCCTGGACACGACGGCGGTCCTGCTGACCCCGGTCGTGCTGGCGCTGGCCGCGCAGCTGCGGCTGGACCCGTTGCCGTTCGCGGTGACGACGGTGTGGCTGGCGAACACCGCCTCCCTGCTGCTGCCGGTCTCGAACCTGACCAACCTCATCGCGCTGAACACCCTGGGCGACCTCGGGGTGCGCGGGACGGTGGGCTTCACGTCGCTGTCGTGGGCGCCGTTCCTGGCGGGTCTGCTGGGGGCCGTCCTCGTCCTGGGCCTGACCTACCGGCGGCGGCTGCGCGGGAGCTACGCGGCGCCCCCGGCCGCACCGGAACGGGACCCCGTGCTGTTCCGGACGTCGGCCGTCGTGTGCCTCCTGCTGGCGCCGGCCTTCGTCAGCGGCATCACGCCGGCGGTCCCGGCGGCCGTGGCCGCGCTCGTCCTGGTCGTGCTCTGCGCCGTCCGCCGGCGCGAGGCGCTGTCGCTCGCGCTCCTGCCGTGGCGGACGGTGGTCCTCGTCAGCGGGCTGTTCCTCGTCGTCGAGGCGGCCCGGGTCCACGGCCTGGAGGACCTGCTGCGCCCCGTGGCGGGGACCGGTGAGGGCTTCGCCGACCACCTGCAGCTGGCCGGGACGGCCGCGCTCACGGCGAACGTGGCGGACAACCTGCCCGCCTACCTGGCGGTGGAACCCCTGGCCGGCAGCGCGCACCGGCTGCTGGCCGTCCTCATCGGGGTCAACCTCGGGCCGCTCGTCACGCCGTGGGCCTCGCTGGCGACGCTGCTGTGGCTGGACCGGTGCCGGGCGCGCGGGGTGGCGATCTCGCTGCCGCGGTTCGCCCTCCTCGGGCTCGTCGGGGCGGGCGTCTGCGTCACGGGCGCGACCGCGGCCCTGCAGCTGACCCGCTGAGGAGCGCACCGCTCACAGCTCGCGGTGGTGCTCTTCGAAGGCCGTCCGCATCCCGGCGAGGAAGCGGCGGACGACGCCGAGCTCGGCGTCGTCGAAGTCGCCCATCACGACCCCGCTGCGACGGCCCAGGGGCCCGAAGAACGCCGTCGCCAGCTCCTGGCCGGGTTCGCCGTAGCGCAGGAACACCTTGCGGCGGTCGGTCTCGCCACGGTCCCGGCGCAGGTGCCCCTTCTTCTCCAGCCGGTCAACGACACCGGTGGCGGCCCCGGTCGTGACGTCCAGCAGACCGGCCAGCTCCCCGGCCGTCAGCGGGTCGTCGGCGACCTCGCGGCGCATGACGTGGATGAGCGCCTGCAGGTCGGTGGGGTGCAGGCCGTGCCGGTGGGCGAAGGCGTCGGCGATGCGCTGGGACGTGGCGGTCAGGTCCCGCAGCTCGTCGACGACGTCCTGCTCGAGACGGGCCCGGGGGGTGTCGCGCGGTCGGTACATGCTCATCGGTGTGCCATCCTACCTCTCGCCCGTCAGACTTCTCAGTGACTGAGAGATCAACCGAAAGAGGTTTTCGTGCGCTTCCTCACCGGCCGCACCACCGCCTGGCTCGTGCTG encodes:
- a CDS encoding YaaA family protein, with product MLVLLPPSETKWAGPRRGAPVRLDALSHPELTAAREQVLDALVEVSARPDATELLGAGASLADVVAANTTLRTRPAARAAQVYTGVLHDALDLPSLPASAARRVLVVSALWGVLQPRDRVPGYRLSMGTSLPGVGPLAAFWRRHLTGVLHPAGVVVDCRSAAYAAAWVPDAATAGRTVTVRVLAGGKVVSHHAKHTRGLVARALLERGGRPPRDPGALLDAVSGRFEAKLLEPARVGASWTLEVEAP
- a CDS encoding SLC13 family permease, which codes for MWWACGVAGALVVVTGLLGRDDLAEVAGRAGPVLAFLLAVTVVAELADAAGVFDAAARLAARVGRGRTWRLWLLVVVLGTLSTVVLSLDTTAVLLTPVVLALAAQLRLDPLPFAVTTVWLANTASLLLPVSNLTNLIALNTLGDLGVRGTVGFTSLSWAPFLAGLLGAVLVLGLTYRRRLRGSYAAPPAAPERDPVLFRTSAVVCLLLAPAFVSGITPAVPAAVAALVLVVLCAVRRREALSLALLPWRTVVLVSGLFLVVEAARVHGLEDLLRPVAGTGEGFADHLQLAGTAALTANVADNLPAYLAVEPLAGSAHRLLAVLIGVNLGPLVTPWASLATLLWLDRCRARGVAISLPRFALLGLVGAGVCVTGATAALQLTR
- a CDS encoding MarR family winged helix-turn-helix transcriptional regulator, giving the protein MSMYRPRDTPRARLEQDVVDELRDLTATSQRIADAFAHRHGLHPTDLQALIHVMRREVADDPLTAGELAGLLDVTTGAATGVVDRLEKKGHLRRDRGETDRRKVFLRYGEPGQELATAFFGPLGRRSGVVMGDFDDAELGVVRRFLAGMRTAFEEHHREL